The Methanobacterium bryantii genomic interval CGATCTGGGGTTTGATTTTAATTACATCTGGAACTACAAATTTATTTGCCAGTAACTGCCCGTTCATTCTACCTGTATCAAAATTCAGCGCGTTTTTGGTGACATGGATCCTGTAAAGGATATATTTTTTAGATAAATTTTCTGACTTGTCCTTTACTGCAGCTGCAGTGGCATTGTGAAATCCAGATTCACGGGGATGAACACCTGTAATTATTACTACAGTTTCATTGGAGCTCTGGTTTCCATAAACTTCTTTTTCCACATAACCATAACTTGTATTACCTATAACCTCTCCAGTGGTCTTATTATCTGAGGAAATATTATTGGATGCTCTATTCCAATCTAGTCCTATAACTAATGCGGCTAAAAGGATAAATATGATAATTAGGCTAATTCCGGTTATTTTTTTTATTCATACTCCTCCAAAATGTTAAAGTGTTCTCTTTATTCAATATATCTTAAAAACTTTACTTAAATGATGAGATAGCATGGAATGTCCTTTAATTTCAAATAAAACAAAAAAAAGTTTATTATATTAATATTTACCTCAAACTATACCTTAAAATAGCTGCAATTCCACCTAATGCCTTCAGCTGTTTCCCGCCTTCATGTTCGCTGCTTACCACAGTTACTTTGCCGCCGGTACTTTCTGTAAGGTTCATAATACCTTCGGTATCTTCCTCACGCACCATTTCATCTAAAACAAGTAACCTTTTTACTGCACCTGCATTAGCTGCGTTTGTAACATCATTTTTTCCATATGCAGCTAAATGTGATGATTTTCCAATTTCTTCCAGAACTTTTCCCATCAATCTCATTTCCTGAGCTATTCGACCCTCAGTAGCCATTTGCTCGATTGTACCTTTTTTAAGGACTTCTCTTATTCCAACTCGTCCTCCAGTACCTGTATTTTCAACTGCCGCAATTTTGGCAAGTTCAGGATATTTCTGGCTTAAATAATCGTAAAAGTCACCTTTTCCAAATCCAGGCCCAGCAACAACTATGCCTTGAATATCTTCAAACCCAAGTAAAGTTTTCGCGACTTCATCAAAGAAATCAGTTATATTTTTCCCCCTATTTTTGGAGATAACTCTTTTTCCAGATATTCCTCCTATTATGGGTCCGTAGTATTCTATTCCATACTGCCTGATGATTCCAAGATCCGCAACATCTTCTTCAATAGCCACTATAATTGCTGATGGCTTTTTAGATGAGTCAACAGCATCTTTCAGCCTTTTTAGAACCCATCTTGACCATTTTTCCTTTGTTATTCTAACTGAATATTTAAGTTTCAAATCAAGTGTATGGTGGGTTCCAAGTGGAACCAGATCTTCAGGGCCCTGTTCTATTATTCCTGTTGCCCTTAGTTTTCCTGTGTATTTGTGAAAATTTATACTTTCCACCCTTATACCTATAAAAAATGTTTTTTTAATACCTCTATCACTTCTTAAACGTTCTCCTGTTGTATCCTGTATCCTTCGAGTAGTTTTAGATGATATCAGGTCTCCTGGCTCTATAATATGTGATAAATGCCAGAGGTCGTCTAATGTTTCAGGAACAATTTCAATTACTCCTCTTTTTCTATCTTGATGAACAATACGCATTTTCACACCATTTAAACTGTTATTTTAAGAATTAACCTTAATAA includes:
- a CDS encoding mRNA surveillance protein pelota yields the protein MRIVHQDRKRGVIEIVPETLDDLWHLSHIIEPGDLISSKTTRRIQDTTGERLRSDRGIKKTFFIGIRVESINFHKYTGKLRATGIIEQGPEDLVPLGTHHTLDLKLKYSVRITKEKWSRWVLKRLKDAVDSSKKPSAIIVAIEEDVADLGIIRQYGIEYYGPIIGGISGKRVISKNRGKNITDFFDEVAKTLLGFEDIQGIVVAGPGFGKGDFYDYLSQKYPELAKIAAVENTGTGGRVGIREVLKKGTIEQMATEGRIAQEMRLMGKVLEEIGKSSHLAAYGKNDVTNAANAGAVKRLLVLDEMVREEDTEGIMNLTESTGGKVTVVSSEHEGGKQLKALGGIAAILRYSLR